The DNA segment GGAGGCCCAGGGCGAGATCGAGGCCCAGAAAGAGTCGCATCGTTCCTGGTCCTGGCTGGGCATCCCGCTGTTCGAGGGGGAGCAAGTACGCGGCATCCTGGTGGTGCAGAGCTACTCGCCCGAGGTGGGTTACACCTTGCGCGACCAAGAGCTGCTGACCTTCGTATCGCGGCACATCGATACCGCGCTGTCACGGCGCAGCGCCGCCGAGGCCATCCATACCGCCAACCTGCAGCTCGAAGCTAGGGTTAATGACCGTACCCGTGAGCTGGACCTGGCCAACGCCCAGTTGCAGTACGAGAACTCCCACGATGCGCTGACCGGTCTGGCCAACCGCAGCCATCTGCAGCAACGCCTGCAGGCGGCCTGGCAGCAGTTTTGCGACGACGACCGGCAGTTGATCGTGATGTTTATCGACCTGGACCGTTTCAAGCTGGTCAATGACACCCTCGGCCATCACTGCGGCGACGATCTGCTGATCCAGGCCGCTGAGCGCCTGCGCAGTTGCATGCGCAGTAACGATTTGTTGGCAAGGCTCGGCGGCGATGAGTTCGCGGTGCTGGCGCAAGGCGCGTCGCTGGAGATGGGCAGCGTGATTGCCGAGCGGATTCTGGTGGCCTTTGACTTGCCGTTTCAAATCGACGGCCATACGGTGTTTTCGTCGTGCAGCATCGGCGTGGTGGGGGCTGACCGGCAGTTCCATAAAGAACCTGACGACTTGCTGCGCGATGCCGATATCGCCATGTATCGGGTCAAGAACGCCGGGCGTGACAGTTTTGCGGTGTTCAACCAGCAGTTGCGTCGCGAAGTGTCTGATCAGATCGAGCAGGAAGGCGCGCTGCGCAATGCGCTCAAGCGTACTGACGAGCTGGTGCCGTATTTCCAGCCCATCGTCTGTGTGACCAGTGGCAAGCTATTGGCCCTGGAAGCACTGATTCGCTGGCATCAACCGGACGGTCGGGTGATTGCACCGGGCAATTTCCTGTCAGCGCTGGAAGGCTTGCGGCTGATCGGTCGTCTGGACCTGTACATGTTGCAGCGGGTGATCGAGATCCTCGCGTTACCGGAAAATGCGCACTGGCCAGCCGTGCATGTCAATTGTTCGGCCTACAGCATCACACGGGCGGAGTTCGCCGCCGAAGTGCTGGCGTTGTTGGCTGACCATGGCGTAGCGCCGTCGCGGATTTGTCTTGAGCTGACTGAAGGGGCTTTGGTGGCCGAGCCCGAGCGTGCCCGGCAGACCATGAAGCAACTGGCGGACAACGGTGTGTCGGTGGTTCTCGACGACTTTGGCGCGGGTTTCTCATCCTTGAGTTACGTGCACCAGTACCATTTCAGTGGCTTGAAAATCGACAAATCATTCATTTTTGAACTCAGTAGCAGTGCGCGAAGCCGGGCCATCGTCCGCGCCATTGTGCGCATGGCCGAATCGCTGGATCTGACGGTGGTGGCCGAAGGTGTCGAAGACCCGGTCACCCTGGATCTGCTACGTGAGATCGGTGCAGGGCAGGCGCAGGGCTATCATTTTTCCAGGCCGATGCCCGAAGCCAGTCTGATGCTGCCACTGACCAACTGATCGGCAAAGGCTTGCCGGGTCTGGCAAGCCATGGCCGAGCGGGGCGCAGGGTG comes from the Pseudomonas sp. StFLB209 genome and includes:
- a CDS encoding bifunctional diguanylate cyclase/phosphodiesterase codes for the protein MNVPIVIHDAHRSLHDPLARAGSHRSAAITELLDALRAAHPGQRWAAYLAGEHKHLLGCDGQGYDWPERIAGSDVEAFCRARGLQRRVAGMGEEPLGWVLACASCANTPWLADLALHLGSLLQSAALIRAQTTQRVLYEISSLASSTRDRGTFIKGVHQQLTTLIDAENFSLALYDRLRAKITFPYYIDNTDEHAPAADSYEFLDPKRITLTGHVLTRGQSLFVDAHDIELGEAQGRFFCAGKRPEFWMGAPLKNAADEVFGMLAMQVYDASRIYSTEDRTLFQVVAQHVGMALERLLHRTDLEQTVLLRTQQLSAANHALRQEVVDRERAEHLQSALFQITELASQQGDMDALFHGLHVIVGELLEAQNFYIALYDNATGEVAFPYFVDERTARPGTRRGQRGFTEYVIRQQRPCLIDREQALRLEAQGEIEAQKESHRSWSWLGIPLFEGEQVRGILVVQSYSPEVGYTLRDQELLTFVSRHIDTALSRRSAAEAIHTANLQLEARVNDRTRELDLANAQLQYENSHDALTGLANRSHLQQRLQAAWQQFCDDDRQLIVMFIDLDRFKLVNDTLGHHCGDDLLIQAAERLRSCMRSNDLLARLGGDEFAVLAQGASLEMGSVIAERILVAFDLPFQIDGHTVFSSCSIGVVGADRQFHKEPDDLLRDADIAMYRVKNAGRDSFAVFNQQLRREVSDQIEQEGALRNALKRTDELVPYFQPIVCVTSGKLLALEALIRWHQPDGRVIAPGNFLSALEGLRLIGRLDLYMLQRVIEILALPENAHWPAVHVNCSAYSITRAEFAAEVLALLADHGVAPSRICLELTEGALVAEPERARQTMKQLADNGVSVVLDDFGAGFSSLSYVHQYHFSGLKIDKSFIFELSSSARSRAIVRAIVRMAESLDLTVVAEGVEDPVTLDLLREIGAGQAQGYHFSRPMPEASLMLPLTN